Proteins encoded by one window of Babylonia areolata isolate BAREFJ2019XMU chromosome 8, ASM4173473v1, whole genome shotgun sequence:
- the LOC143284635 gene encoding uncharacterized protein LOC143284635 has product MMRVHLRGVVIGVATVLSIALIVSIFNAVEVSDDADSPVSRHELSAAEDQNDAGSAQTPRGARGGARAGGPGARAGGPGARAGGPGARAGGPGARAGGPGARAGGPGARAGGPGARAGGPGARAGGPGARAGGPGGRAGGPGARAGGPGALAGAPGARARGRFADPNAPAPSPGPRARGPGARAGRMGGARGAAAPGLGSEEDGVSTDTEAQAPRPRGRAGGAMGRASGRFASASSPGVVKTPEFEEDEPEETPRPRPSRRRTKAKKSEEEKEEEEKEKEKEQEKQEEKTTEAPKKKEPPYPEWWKASYPRSSVSSLQDQFVGDQPLFPACPSFQVGSALDLKARSYGLVEPPNYMGNSKNPCWFEWNGKKDILKCLPYFYVAGAPKSATADVFRRVSGHPNVMPGGSSTYFWWDRLRYGASKNLKYTHEARRTGDPVSLKEYAKELVGKHGKNLTKELLYKGKSESIFGDASPTYLTENTQWDVFDGNDGCSEPRVIPATFIRHIFPEARIVVILRDPVERLYSRFLANVPYVQEFENATASLFHTFTVQAVQTYRECFAKTSVRHCAYNASLFSNAVIRLSEGMYPVFLEDWFRVFPREQILILKFEEYAQDVKGHLMQIFGHLGLERLDEYNLLKLTDIPVTRKGRTREEEGNMMPETVSLLSEFYSPFLLKLADLLGDDKWLFKREELPQVRTNLEAHEEGTEDVMPASGQQQQQQQQQQQQEPEPASENERDEGQDGKRTEVTDI; this is encoded by the exons ATGATGCGGGTACATCTACGCGGGGTGGTGATCGGGGTGGCGACGGTACTGTCCATTGCTCTCATCGTGTCCATCTTCAACGCCGTGGAGGTGTCAGACGACGCCGACTCACCTGTCTCCCGCCACGAGCTGAGCGCAGCGGAGGACCAGAACGACGCCGGCAG CGCACAGACACCACGAGGAGCACGCGGAGGAGCACGCGCGGGCGGACCAGGTGCGCGCGCAGGAGGTCCAGGAGCACGTGCAGGCGGACCAGGAGCACGTGCAGGTGGACCAGGAGCACGCGCAGGAGGCCCAGGAGCACGTGCTGGCGGACCAGGAGCTCGGGCAGGAGGTCCAGGAGCACGTGCAGGCGGACCAGGAGCACGTGCAGGAGGTCCAGGAGCACGTGCCGGCGGACCAGGAGGACGTGCAGGAGGTCCAGGAGCCCGTGCAGGCGGGCCTGGGGCACTTGCAGGGGCACCCGGTGCACGCGCCAGAGGTCGGTTTGCAGATCCTAATGCACCGGCTCCGAGTCCAGGACCACGTGCGAGAGGCCCCGGGGCACGCGCGGGACGGATGGGAGGGGCCAGAGGGGCAGCGGCGCCAGGGCTTGGCAGTGAAGAGGACGGCGTGAGTACAG ACACGGAGGCTCAGGCCCCACGCCCCAGAGGTCGTGCCGGCGGCGCTATGGGCAGAGCCTCGGGTCGCTTTGCCAGTGCATCCTCCCCGGGCGTCGTGAAAACACCCGAGTTCG AGGAGGACGAACCAGAGGAAACACCAAGACCAAGACCCAGCAGACGCAGAACGAAAGCCAAGAAAtccgaggaggagaaggaggaggaggagaaagagaaggagaaggagcaggaaaaACAGGAAGAGAAAACAACAGAAGCACCCAAAAAGAAAGA GCCCCCCTACCCAGAGTGGTGGAAGGCGTCCTACCCACGGTCATCCGTCAGCAGCCTGCAGGATCAGTTTGTGGGGGACCAGCCCCTCTTCCCGGCTTGCCCCAGCTTCCAGGTCGGCTCGGCCCTCGACCTCAAGGCCAGGAGTTACGGACTGGTG GAGCCGCCCAATTACATGGGCAACAGCAAGAACCCTTGCTGGTTCGAGTGGAACGGGAAGAAGGACATCCTCAAGTGCCTGCCCTACTTTTACGTGGCGGGGGCGCCCAAGAGCGCCACGGCCGACGTCTTCAGACGGGTGAGCGGCCACCCGAACGTGATGCCGGGTGGGTCCAGCACCTACTTCTGGTGGGACCGCCTCCGCTACGGGGCCAGCAAGAACCTCAAGTACACCCACGAGGCCAGGAGGACTGGGG accctGTCAGCCTGAAGGAGTACGCCAAAGAGTTGGTGGGGAAGCACGGGAAGAACCTGACCAAAGAGCTCCTCTACAAAGGAAAATCCGAGTCCATATTCG GGGACGCGTCGCCCACCTACCTGACGGAGAACACACAGTGGGACGTGTTCGACGGCAATGACGGCTGCTCGGAGCCGCGCGTCATTCCGGCCACCTTCATACGTCACATCTTCCCCGAGGCCCGCATTGTCGTCATCCTGAGGGACCCCGTGGAACG GCTGTATTCCCGGTTCCTGGCCAACGTGCCGTACGTGCAGGAGTTCGAGAACGCCACAGCCTCCCTGTTCCACACCTTCACTGTGCAGGCCGTGCAGACCTACCGCGAGTGTTTCGCCAAGACCTCCGTGCGCCACTGCGCCTACAACGCTTCACTCTTCTCCAACGCTGTC ATCCGCCTGTCGGAGGGCATGTACCCCGTTTTCCTGGAGGACTGGTTCCGGGTGTTCCCTCGCGAGCAGATTCTGATCCTGAAGTTCGAAGAGTACGCGCAGGACGTCAAAGGCCATCTGATGCAGATCTTTGGCCACCTGGGTCTGG AACGCCTGGACGAGTACAACCTGCTGAAGCTGACCGACATCCCCGTCACCCGGAAGGGCCGGaccagggaggaggaggggaacatgATGCCCGAGACCGTCTCCCTCCTCTCCGAGTTCTACTCCCCGTTCCTGCTCAAACTGGCCGACCTCCTGGGCGACGACAAATGGCTCTTCAAGAGGGAGGAGCTGCCTCAGGTCAGGACGAACCTGGAGGCCCACGAGGAAGGCACCGAGGATGTCATGCCCGCCAGcggacagcagcaacagcagcagcagcagcaacagcagcaggagccaGAGCCCGCGTCAGAGAACGAGCGTGACGAAGGACAGGACGGGAAACGGACGGAAGTCACGGACATTTAA